One region of Coleofasciculaceae cyanobacterium genomic DNA includes:
- a CDS encoding NAD(P)/FAD-dependent oxidoreductase encodes MNVIVIGGGAAGFFGAIACAEANPKLKVTLIEAGRKPLAKVRISGGGRCNVTHHCFDPGRLVEYYPRGGKALRGAFTRFQPQDTVQWYQTRGVKLKTEADGRMFPITDSSETIINCLMQSAEQAGVVLRTGVGVKTVKQFVDAEGKSYFQVELKDGKNIKCDRLLLATGSNPLGYRWAKNLGHKIESSVPSLFTFNLKDPRLQDLAGVSVSEAQVRLGAGKNKLEQTGALLITHWGVSGPAILKLSAWGARFLYDLKYDSSLQINWLPECNRESLKEILAELKQTNPQKKIVNYCPVKLPKRLWQSLVSYVGVEHKVWAEISKKELNKLVIELVQGQYEIKGKGVFKDEFVTCGGISLKEINFKTMESKKCPGLYFAGEILDIDGVTGGFNFQSAWTTSWLAGQAIAVSASIC; translated from the coding sequence TTGAATGTAATTGTTATTGGTGGGGGTGCTGCGGGTTTTTTTGGTGCGATCGCCTGTGCCGAAGCTAATCCTAAGCTCAAGGTAACTCTAATTGAAGCTGGACGCAAACCCTTGGCTAAAGTTCGGATATCTGGTGGGGGGAGGTGTAATGTAACTCATCACTGCTTCGATCCAGGACGTTTAGTCGAATATTACCCTAGAGGCGGCAAGGCTTTGCGGGGTGCATTTACCCGCTTTCAACCCCAAGATACGGTGCAGTGGTATCAAACCCGTGGCGTAAAGTTAAAAACCGAAGCCGATGGCAGAATGTTTCCCATTACCGATAGTTCGGAAACGATTATTAATTGCCTGATGCAGTCAGCAGAGCAAGCTGGGGTTGTTTTACGTACGGGAGTTGGAGTCAAAACCGTTAAGCAATTTGTTGATGCAGAGGGAAAAAGCTATTTTCAAGTTGAATTAAAAGATGGTAAAAATATAAAGTGCGATCGCCTGTTGCTCGCAACAGGAAGTAATCCTTTAGGATATCGTTGGGCAAAGAACTTAGGTCATAAAATTGAATCTTCCGTACCGTCATTATTTACCTTTAATCTTAAAGATCCTCGGCTGCAAGATTTGGCAGGAGTCAGCGTCAGCGAGGCTCAAGTTAGGCTAGGCGCAGGCAAAAACAAGCTAGAACAAACAGGGGCATTATTAATTACTCATTGGGGAGTAAGTGGCCCAGCTATCCTCAAATTGTCCGCTTGGGGAGCGAGATTTTTATACGATCTTAAGTATGATTCCAGCTTACAAATAAATTGGTTGCCAGAATGCAATCGGGAAAGTTTAAAAGAAATATTAGCCGAGTTAAAACAAACTAATCCTCAGAAAAAGATAGTTAATTACTGTCCAGTTAAGTTGCCTAAACGCCTCTGGCAGAGTTTAGTTAGTTACGTGGGAGTTGAACATAAAGTTTGGGCGGAAATTAGCAAAAAAGAGCTAAACAAATTAGTCATCGAACTTGTTCAAGGACAATATGAAATTAAGGGTAAAGGAGTGTTTAAAGATGAATTTGTTACCTGTGGTGGAATTAGCTTAAAAGAAATCAACTTTAAAACAATGGAAAGCAAAAAATGCCCAGGACTTTATTTCGCGGGAGAAATATTAGACATCGACGGGGTAACGGGAGGGTTTAACTTCCAAAGTGCTTGGACAACATCTTGGTTAGCCGGTCAGGCGATCGCTGTTTCAGCTTCCATTTGCTAG
- a CDS encoding ShlB/FhaC/HecB family hemolysin secretion/activation protein: MFQEYSDRSNEHVFAVRSQFSIGIDAFDATINSNNVPDSKFLIWRGQAQYLKWLTPKTTIVLRSDLQLADRSLVALEQFSSGGALSVRGYSQERVLGDNGFFFSAELRNTLWQIPKRDLTLELNPFFDFGRVWNCDNLPLELNTLPSLGFGLQLSVGETLTTRIDWGFPLIDDDSVGDSLQENGVYFSVKFKPF, encoded by the coding sequence CTGTTTCAAGAATATAGCGATCGCAGCAATGAGCATGTATTTGCAGTTCGTTCTCAGTTTAGTATTGGTATTGATGCTTTTGATGCCACAATTAATAGTAATAATGTACCTGATAGTAAGTTTTTAATTTGGCGAGGACAGGCACAATATTTAAAATGGCTAACTCCGAAAACTACTATTGTGTTGCGTTCGGATTTACAGTTAGCAGATCGTTCCCTGGTTGCTTTAGAGCAGTTTAGTTCTGGCGGTGCGTTAAGTGTTCGAGGCTATAGTCAAGAGAGGGTTTTAGGAGATAATGGCTTTTTTTTCTCGGCTGAGTTGCGTAATACCCTATGGCAAATACCCAAACGAGATCTAACCCTAGAGCTAAATCCTTTTTTTGATTTTGGTCGGGTTTGGAATTGTGATAATTTGCCCTTAGAATTAAATACCTTGCCTTCTTTGGGTTTTGGACTTCAGCTATCGGTAGGTGAAACTTTGACAACACGAATAGATTGGGGATTTCCTTTAATTGATGATGATTCAGTGGGAGATTCTTTGCAGGAAAACGGAGTTTATTTTTCAGTAAAATTTAAGCCTTTTTGA
- a CDS encoding sensor histidine kinase has product MANIWHKHPFQLFLYLEWVLLGIALLAGFSFVIPHPRHHFISHLLWFNLAGIGCIAILGVMGLRLPANHKFLPQVYIAIGFMVSWLAIALIGRERVFPALLLVVVIRACLLFSWQGRILVAILAYCSFLALQVMALMRISFLGVPLGRPLPPVLRRLPPEELRRVWLSFTFNSALLFAFVLAFVLLLVGAVLAEHKSRSELVKAHRRLREYALQIEHQATLQERNRIAREIHDSVGHYLTAQSIQLENTALFLAEDRAVAATHLAKARQLGKEALENIRSSVATLRNNQNQERSLLASIQQLITDFKSNTNLEIISEISLVSPLNSEVNISLFRIVQEALTNITKHSQATKVMLHLKETEKQILLSIDDNGRGFDLNNNTTGFGLQGMQERTAILRGKFMITSKYGQGCQIKVKIPLSSANY; this is encoded by the coding sequence ATGGCTAATATTTGGCACAAGCACCCTTTCCAATTATTTTTATACTTAGAGTGGGTATTATTAGGAATTGCCTTACTCGCTGGGTTTAGCTTTGTCATTCCCCATCCCCGTCATCATTTCATCTCTCATCTACTGTGGTTTAACTTAGCAGGAATTGGCTGTATCGCTATATTAGGCGTAATGGGTTTACGGCTTCCTGCAAATCATAAATTTTTGCCGCAGGTTTATATCGCTATAGGCTTTATGGTTAGCTGGTTGGCGATCGCTTTAATTGGTAGAGAGAGAGTTTTTCCCGCCTTACTCTTAGTGGTGGTAATTCGTGCTTGCTTATTGTTCTCTTGGCAGGGCAGAATTTTAGTTGCTATTTTGGCTTACTGTTCATTTTTGGCTTTGCAAGTGATGGCTTTAATGAGAATTAGTTTTTTGGGAGTTCCTTTAGGTAGACCTTTACCCCCCGTTCTGCGACGTTTACCACCAGAAGAATTGCGCCGTGTTTGGTTGAGCTTTACTTTTAATTCGGCATTGCTCTTTGCTTTTGTCTTGGCATTTGTACTCTTACTGGTAGGTGCTGTATTGGCTGAACATAAAAGCAGATCTGAGTTAGTCAAAGCTCACCGTCGCTTACGGGAATACGCACTCCAAATTGAGCATCAGGCAACGTTACAAGAAAGAAATCGCATCGCTAGGGAAATTCACGATTCAGTCGGTCACTATTTAACGGCTCAAAGTATTCAATTAGAAAATACGGCTTTGTTTTTAGCTGAAGATCGCGCTGTAGCAGCTACTCATTTAGCTAAAGCCAGACAGCTAGGCAAAGAAGCACTAGAAAACATTCGTTCTTCAGTAGCAACCTTAAGAAACAATCAAAATCAAGAGCGATCGCTTTTAGCCTCAATACAACAACTAATTACTGATTTTAAATCGAATACGAACCTAGAAATTATTAGTGAGATTAGCTTAGTTTCTCCCTTAAATAGTGAAGTTAACATTTCCTTATTTCGTATTGTCCAAGAAGCATTGACCAACATCACTAAACATAGTCAAGCGACTAAAGTTATGCTGCACCTGAAAGAAACTGAGAAACAAATCTTGCTGTCCATCGATGATAATGGCCGTGGTTTCGATTTAAATAATAATACTACTGGTTTTGGTTTACAGGGTATGCAAGAGCGTACGGCAATATTAAGAGGTAAATTCATGATTACCAGCAAATATGGTCAAGGATGTCAAATCAAAGTAAAAATTCCTTTATCTTCAGCTAATTATTAG
- the bchL gene encoding ferredoxin:protochlorophyllide reductase (ATP-dependent) iron-sulfur ATP-binding protein produces MRLAVYGKGGIGKSTTSCNISAALAKRGKKVLQIGCDPKHDSTFTLTGFLIPTIIDTLQEKDFHYEDIWPEDVIYEGYGGVSCVEAGGPPAGAGCGGYVVGETVKLLKELNAFDEYDVILFDVLGDVVCGGFAAPLNYADYCMIVTDNGFDALFAANRIAASVREKARTHSLRLAGLIGNRTSKRDLIDKYIEHVPMPVLEILPLIEDIRVSRVKGKTLFEMAESDPSLAYVCDYYLNIADQILAAPEGVVPNESQDRDLFSLLSDYYLNPPAGKEESKEDELDMMMV; encoded by the coding sequence ATTAGATTAGCAGTTTATGGCAAAGGTGGAATCGGTAAGTCCACAACTAGCTGCAACATTTCCGCAGCTTTAGCCAAAAGAGGCAAAAAAGTATTACAAATTGGCTGCGATCCTAAACATGACAGCACCTTTACCCTCACAGGGTTTCTTATTCCCACAATTATTGACACTCTTCAAGAAAAAGATTTTCACTATGAAGATATTTGGCCCGAAGATGTAATTTATGAAGGCTACGGTGGCGTTAGCTGTGTTGAAGCAGGTGGCCCTCCTGCTGGTGCTGGTTGCGGTGGTTATGTAGTGGGAGAAACCGTCAAGCTACTTAAAGAATTAAATGCTTTTGATGAATATGACGTTATTCTGTTTGATGTCTTAGGTGACGTAGTATGTGGTGGTTTTGCTGCACCCCTTAACTATGCGGACTACTGCATGATTGTTACCGATAATGGTTTTGATGCCTTGTTTGCAGCTAACCGTATTGCTGCATCTGTCAGAGAAAAAGCTCGTACCCATTCGTTGCGTCTGGCGGGTTTAATTGGTAATCGTACTTCTAAACGTGACTTGATTGACAAGTATATTGAACACGTACCCATGCCTGTTTTAGAAATATTACCTTTAATTGAAGACATTCGCGTATCTCGGGTCAAAGGTAAAACTCTGTTTGAAATGGCCGAAAGCGATCCTTCTTTGGCTTATGTTTGTGATTACTATCTCAATATTGCCGATCAGATTTTAGCTGCCCCAGAAGGAGTTGTTCCCAACGAATCTCAAGACAGAGATTTATTCTCATTATTGTCTGACTACTATCTCAATCCTCCAGCAGGTAAAGAAGAAAGCAAAGAAGACGAATTAGACATGATGATGGTTTAA
- a CDS encoding response regulator transcription factor encodes MIRVLLVDDQSIIREGLSSLLQTQPDLEIIGEAQNGQVAVERALILQPDVVLMDIRMPIMDGVAAIRLLREQAPNIKTLVLTTFDDDEYVAQAMACGADGYLLKDTPSSELAQAIRSVNQGYTQMGPGLFAKAMATSSLEQYPATAKPILMPPELTLLTTREKEVLQLIATGHSNKEIAAQLYIAERTVKNHVNSILRSLNLRDRTQAAILANKYFK; translated from the coding sequence ATGATTCGCGTGTTATTAGTAGACGATCAAAGCATTATTAGAGAAGGTTTATCAAGCCTGCTACAAACTCAACCCGATCTAGAAATCATCGGGGAAGCACAAAACGGTCAAGTGGCAGTAGAGCGAGCGCTTATTTTACAACCTGATGTAGTGTTGATGGACATCAGAATGCCCATCATGGATGGAGTAGCTGCAATTCGGCTACTTCGTGAACAAGCACCAAACATCAAAACTTTAGTCTTGACCACTTTTGATGATGACGAATATGTTGCTCAAGCTATGGCTTGTGGTGCAGATGGCTACTTACTCAAAGATACACCTTCGTCTGAGTTAGCCCAGGCAATTCGCTCAGTTAATCAAGGTTACACTCAAATGGGCCCTGGGTTGTTTGCTAAAGCGATGGCAACTTCTTCTCTGGAGCAATACCCGGCAACTGCTAAACCAATTTTGATGCCGCCAGAATTAACTCTATTAACTACCAGAGAAAAGGAAGTACTCCAATTAATCGCCACAGGACACAGTAATAAAGAAATTGCAGCCCAACTATATATTGCCGAGCGTACTGTGAAAAATCACGTTAATAGTATCTTACGCTCTCTTAATCTACGCGATCGCACTCAAGCTGCCATCTTAGCCAATAAGTATTTCAAATAA
- a CDS encoding GAF domain-containing sensor histidine kinase gives MIQVQAVDLGLPVNNMTKPQNQLFCRLDGLTSLARREQRLKTLSNLGLLVSEAVPIFEETTQKASTFSGAPISILGLVIKDELWFKSAVGLSTIGLTNQLAAQRKISLDESFSTYVIDSQQPLIIDNTLSNAVFADSILAQHYGIKTYLGVPLISSSGVCIGTLEVMDWIERKFNDRDIDHLALLARWCLGEFERNQLLKTQPEQLIGSLEQPSQWQKVNSLVWPSDRNLDMSTEAALSNKLAVGHQAVIATANTATNPIKIKLLSQLTQELRTPLTSVIGMASVLHREVYGPLTIKQREYLEIIHDSGQNLITLVDEIVSLGVLSDQSSDINLTTVDIEMLCQQVINSLTDVAKQHQQELCLSIEPGSRIWSLDKEKIRQALYYLIISVLEMSEAGGEVKIHVSKRNQTLNIAVGISHPWLGDDFSEAKLHSQAVTQALSFNQGNSNNRFNLGVNDIAFSNHQLLTSSALMMVINDDRTLDKNTNKIPRDILGLLFCCHLTELHEGRVVVQVSASSSYRYLLQFPQVELVHNS, from the coding sequence GTGATACAAGTGCAAGCAGTAGATTTAGGGTTACCAGTCAACAATATGACTAAACCGCAAAACCAACTTTTTTGCCGTTTGGATGGTTTAACTTCTTTGGCCAGAAGAGAACAAAGACTGAAAACTCTGAGCAATTTAGGTTTATTAGTTTCAGAAGCAGTTCCTATCTTTGAAGAAACTACTCAAAAAGCTTCTACTTTTTCTGGTGCGCCAATTAGCATTCTGGGTTTGGTAATCAAAGACGAACTATGGTTTAAGTCAGCAGTAGGTTTATCGACCATTGGCTTGACGAATCAGCTAGCTGCTCAAAGAAAAATATCTCTTGATGAGTCTTTTAGTACTTATGTCATTGATAGTCAGCAGCCGTTAATTATCGATAATACTTTGAGCAATGCGGTTTTTGCTGACAGCATTTTGGCACAGCATTATGGCATCAAAACTTATTTAGGAGTTCCTTTAATTAGCTCATCTGGTGTGTGTATTGGAACTCTAGAGGTGATGGATTGGATCGAGAGAAAGTTTAATGATCGAGATATAGATCATCTAGCTCTACTAGCTCGCTGGTGTCTAGGAGAATTTGAACGCAATCAGCTGCTCAAAACTCAACCAGAGCAATTAATTGGCAGTTTGGAACAACCATCACAATGGCAAAAAGTCAACAGTTTGGTTTGGCCGTCCGATCGCAATTTAGATATGTCAACCGAAGCAGCCTTGAGCAATAAATTAGCTGTAGGACATCAAGCTGTCATAGCTACGGCAAATACTGCAACCAACCCAATCAAAATTAAGTTACTTTCACAGCTAACTCAAGAATTGAGGACGCCTTTAACTTCGGTGATTGGGATGGCAAGCGTACTGCATCGGGAAGTTTATGGTCCTCTAACTATCAAACAAAGAGAATATTTAGAAATCATCCACGATAGCGGTCAAAACCTGATTACTTTAGTAGATGAAATTGTTAGTCTGGGAGTCTTAAGTGACCAAAGTTCGGACATCAATTTGACTACTGTGGATATTGAAATGCTCTGTCAGCAGGTAATTAACAGCCTAACAGACGTAGCTAAACAGCATCAACAAGAATTGTGTCTTTCGATTGAGCCAGGAAGTAGAATTTGGTCTTTAGATAAGGAAAAAATTCGTCAAGCTCTCTACTATCTAATTATTAGCGTTTTAGAGATGTCTGAAGCTGGAGGAGAAGTCAAGATTCATGTTTCTAAACGCAATCAAACACTGAATATTGCCGTTGGTATTTCTCATCCTTGGTTGGGGGATGATTTTAGTGAGGCAAAACTTCACTCTCAGGCTGTGACTCAAGCTTTGAGCTTTAATCAAGGTAATTCTAATAACCGTTTTAATTTGGGAGTCAATGACATTGCCTTTAGCAATCATCAATTATTAACTTCTTCAGCTTTGATGATGGTGATTAATGACGATCGCACGCTGGATAAAAATACTAATAAAATTCCCCGTGATATTTTGGGATTACTATTTTGCTGTCATTTGACTGAACTACACGAGGGGAGAGTAGTAGTCCAAGTTTCTGCTAGTTCTAGTTATCGCTACCTGTTGCAGTTTCCCCAAGTAGAATTGGTGCATAATAGTTGA
- a CDS encoding Spy/CpxP family protein refolding chaperone, with the protein MNWRTFSAVTAAMLIVPWGTYVARANPEISEENLTMQLSQMKHDKRGSRGRGMERLMQQLNLTPEQSEQIKAIKEQSKTETQALMQQMQTSRQEMRSLLASDSSPEQLRDRHQAVQNLHQELGTNRFETMLEIREVLTPEQRTQMAELIEQRREKFK; encoded by the coding sequence ATGAACTGGCGCACTTTTTCCGCAGTAACCGCAGCTATGTTAATCGTACCTTGGGGTACTTATGTTGCTAGGGCAAATCCAGAAATTAGCGAAGAAAATTTAACTATGCAGCTATCTCAAATGAAACACGATAAAAGAGGCAGTAGAGGCAGAGGAATGGAACGACTCATGCAGCAACTCAATCTCACCCCCGAACAATCAGAACAAATTAAGGCGATAAAAGAACAATCAAAAACAGAAACCCAGGCGCTAATGCAGCAAATGCAAACAAGTCGCCAAGAAATGCGATCGCTTTTAGCTAGTGATTCATCTCCCGAACAGTTAAGAGATCGACATCAGGCTGTTCAAAACCTTCATCAAGAATTAGGCACTAATCGCTTTGAAACTATGCTGGAAATTAGAGAGGTATTAACTCCCGAACAACGTACTCAAATGGCGGAGTTAATCGAGCAACGTCGAGAAAAATTTAAATAA
- a CDS encoding IctB family putative bicarbonate transporter, which yields MLSKPLLYQWQKGSYLYRFAGRLSNWRQSSWLFQWSEAIGACLISLVFLFAPFVSTSLIGVLLIAVAAFWILTTATASKRLVITPVHVLVFFYWCIATIATAFSPVKAAALNGWVTLTLYLILFSFAAQILRSPKLCNWILTSFLLIALVVSAYGIRQEFFGVQQLATWNDPKSVLANDTRVYSYLGNPNLLGGYLLPAIALSIAAIFVWRGWIQKTLAVIMAGTNSACLYFTDSRGAWLAMVVLVGVLLLLFYFWWREYLPRFWQVWLLPLVFGSLAGLFLVAFISLEPLRIRILSIFAGREDSSNNFRINVWSACFKIIKDYPLIGIGPGNDAFNQIYPRYMDSRYPALSAYSVYLEHIVEMGYLGLGCFVWLLAATFTHGIRQLVRLRSAKNKRGIYLIAAIAATASLAFHGFVDTVWYRPQINTIWWLILAIIASFYDDLEREVSP from the coding sequence ATGCTTTCAAAGCCACTATTGTATCAGTGGCAAAAAGGCAGTTATCTTTATCGATTTGCTGGTAGATTATCTAACTGGCGACAGTCGAGTTGGCTGTTTCAATGGTCTGAGGCAATTGGAGCTTGTTTAATTAGCCTCGTTTTTTTGTTCGCTCCTTTTGTTTCTACTTCGTTAATTGGAGTGTTGTTAATTGCAGTAGCTGCCTTCTGGATTTTAACTACAGCCACGGCATCCAAAAGATTAGTAATTACTCCAGTCCATGTTTTAGTTTTTTTCTACTGGTGTATTGCCACGATCGCTACAGCTTTTTCACCAGTTAAAGCGGCAGCTTTGAACGGCTGGGTAACTTTGACTCTGTATTTGATTTTATTCTCCTTCGCTGCTCAAATATTGCGATCGCCCAAATTATGTAACTGGATTCTGACTAGCTTTCTTTTAATTGCCTTAGTCGTTAGTGCTTACGGTATCCGCCAAGAGTTTTTTGGCGTACAGCAATTAGCAACCTGGAACGATCCTAAGTCGGTTTTGGCTAACGATACTAGAGTTTATAGCTATTTAGGAAATCCTAATTTATTGGGGGGTTACTTATTACCGGCGATCGCCTTGAGCATAGCTGCGATATTTGTCTGGCGTGGCTGGATTCAAAAAACCCTGGCGGTAATTATGGCAGGGACAAATTCAGCTTGTTTGTACTTCACAGATAGTCGAGGTGCTTGGTTAGCGATGGTGGTGCTGGTGGGAGTGCTGCTATTACTGTTTTATTTTTGGTGGCGAGAATATTTACCTCGTTTTTGGCAAGTTTGGTTATTACCCCTGGTATTTGGCTCTTTAGCGGGACTGTTTTTAGTAGCATTTATCTCCTTAGAGCCTTTAAGAATCAGGATCTTAAGCATCTTTGCTGGCAGGGAAGACAGCAGTAATAACTTTCGGATTAACGTTTGGTCAGCCTGTTTTAAGATCATTAAAGACTATCCTCTAATTGGAATTGGTCCAGGAAACGATGCTTTCAACCAAATTTATCCGCGTTATATGGATTCGCGCTACCCTGCACTCAGCGCTTATTCAGTATACCTAGAACATATTGTAGAAATGGGATACTTGGGCTTGGGTTGCTTTGTGTGGCTTTTGGCAGCTACCTTTACTCATGGGATACGCCAATTAGTTCGTTTACGCTCCGCTAAAAATAAACGAGGTATTTATTTAATTGCGGCGATCGCTGCTACAGCTAGTCTTGCTTTCCATGGCTTTGTGGATACGGTATGGTATCGTCCCCAAATTAATACGATCTGGTGGTTAATTTTAGCCATTATTGCTAGCTTTTATGATGATCTTGAGAGAGAAGTATCTCCCTAG
- a CDS encoding DUF3288 family protein: protein MTNSNIEQKHPQNQKDRITVDHLLKVQSDPGDRELVELARLIIRYRDFPGARDIQRDLQMTLDTWQLTEDELYTKTRAIHAVGTVYRRTETGEKQDWT, encoded by the coding sequence ATGACCAACAGCAATATAGAACAAAAGCACCCCCAAAATCAAAAGGATCGAATTACAGTCGATCATTTGCTAAAGGTGCAATCAGATCCAGGCGATCGCGAGTTAGTCGAATTAGCGCGTCTGATCATTCGCTATCGTGACTTCCCAGGCGCGCGGGACATTCAACGAGATTTACAGATGACTTTAGATACCTGGCAACTAACGGAAGATGAACTTTATACTAAAACTCGTGCCATTCATGCTGTGGGGACAGTATATCGGCGTACTGAAACGGGAGAAAAACAAGATTGGACATAA
- a CDS encoding ferredoxin:protochlorophyllide reductase (ATP-dependent) subunit N produces MTVAQEPSALNFECETGNYHTFCPISCVAWLYQKIEDSFFLVIGTKTCGYFLQNAMGVMIFAEPRYAMAELEEGDISAKLNDYEELKRLCLQIKRDRNPSVIVWIGTCTTEIIKMDLEGLAPKLESEIGIPIVTARANGLDYAFTQGEDTVLASMAHKCPTQAPKAEAEKEERNAISKLMNFGRKKEEVTQEESEYKDHPPLVLFGSLPDPVVTNLTLELKKQGVKVSGWLPSKRFTELPVIEEGYYTAGVNPFLSRTATTLMRRRKTKLIGAPFPIGPDGTRAWIEKICSVFNIEPQGLEEREAKIWSSLEDYIKLIRGKSVFFMGDNLLEVSLARFLIRCGMTCQEIGIPYMDKRYQKAELDLLEKTCKEMAVPIPTIVEKPDNYNQIQRIYAQKPDLVITGMAHANPLEARGINTKWSVEFTFAQIHGFTNARDILELATRPMRRNNNLKELGWEKLVKEEAKI; encoded by the coding sequence ATGACCGTTGCTCAAGAACCTTCAGCATTAAACTTTGAATGTGAAACTGGGAATTATCATACTTTTTGCCCAATTAGTTGTGTCGCCTGGCTATATCAAAAAATAGAAGATAGTTTTTTTCTAGTCATTGGCACAAAAACTTGTGGTTACTTCCTGCAAAACGCTATGGGAGTAATGATTTTCGCCGAACCTCGTTATGCGATGGCGGAATTAGAAGAAGGGGATATCTCAGCTAAGTTAAATGACTATGAAGAATTAAAAAGATTGTGTTTACAGATAAAACGCGATCGCAATCCTTCTGTAATTGTCTGGATTGGTACTTGTACCACCGAAATTATTAAAATGGACTTGGAAGGTTTAGCACCCAAACTAGAATCAGAAATCGGTATTCCCATTGTTACCGCTCGTGCTAACGGTTTAGACTATGCTTTTACCCAAGGCGAAGATACTGTCCTAGCTTCAATGGCGCACAAGTGTCCTACACAAGCACCTAAAGCGGAAGCAGAAAAAGAAGAACGCAATGCTATTTCCAAATTAATGAACTTCGGACGTAAAAAAGAAGAAGTTACCCAAGAGGAATCAGAATATAAAGACCATCCTCCCTTAGTTTTATTTGGTTCATTACCCGATCCTGTTGTAACTAACCTAACTTTAGAACTTAAAAAGCAAGGGGTAAAAGTATCAGGCTGGCTACCCTCCAAACGCTTTACAGAACTACCTGTAATTGAAGAAGGTTACTACACAGCAGGAGTTAATCCTTTCCTAAGTCGTACCGCTACTACCCTGATGCGTCGCCGTAAAACCAAACTCATTGGCGCACCCTTCCCTATTGGACCTGATGGGACTCGTGCTTGGATTGAAAAAATTTGTTCTGTTTTTAATATTGAGCCTCAAGGACTGGAAGAAAGAGAAGCTAAGATTTGGTCAAGCCTGGAGGACTATATCAAATTGATTCGTGGTAAGTCTGTCTTCTTTATGGGTGATAACCTCTTAGAAGTTTCCCTCGCACGTTTCTTAATCCGTTGCGGGATGACCTGTCAAGAAATCGGTATTCCCTACATGGACAAACGCTATCAAAAAGCAGAACTAGATTTACTAGAAAAAACCTGCAAGGAAATGGCTGTCCCTATTCCCACCATTGTCGAAAAACCAGACAACTACAATCAAATCCAACGCATCTACGCACAAAAACCCGATTTAGTCATCACTGGTATGGCACACGCCAACCCCTTAGAAGCTAGGGGAATTAATACTAAATGGTCAGTGGAATTTACCTTTGCCCAAATTCACGGCTTTACTAATGCCCGCGATATTTTAGAGTTGGCTACTCGTCCGATGCGTCGCAATAATAATTTGAAAGAATTAGGTTGGGAAAAATTAGTCAAAGAAGAAGCTAAGATTTAA
- the smpB gene encoding SsrA-binding protein SmpB — translation MAEKTAGTKIVSDNRQARYLYEILETYEAGIELVGTEVKSIRAGKVNLRDGYAFIKNDEAWLSNVHISPYQAGGSHFNHEPLRIRKLLLHRKEISKLIGQTEQKGLTLVPLKMYFKSGRVKVAIGLGKGKKLHDKRETVKKRDDQRAIARAMKRD, via the coding sequence ATGGCGGAAAAAACAGCAGGTACCAAAATAGTTAGTGATAATCGTCAGGCTCGTTATCTTTACGAAATACTTGAAACTTACGAAGCAGGAATTGAATTAGTTGGCACAGAAGTCAAATCGATTCGTGCTGGTAAAGTCAATCTCCGAGATGGCTATGCTTTTATCAAGAATGATGAAGCTTGGTTAAGTAATGTGCATATATCCCCGTATCAAGCAGGAGGAAGCCATTTTAACCATGAACCGCTGCGAATTCGTAAACTATTGCTGCACCGCAAAGAAATTAGCAAACTTATCGGGCAGACTGAGCAAAAAGGTTTAACCCTCGTTCCTCTTAAAATGTATTTTAAAAGCGGCAGAGTTAAAGTGGCGATCGGTTTAGGCAAAGGTAAAAAACTACACGACAAGCGCGAAACAGTCAAAAAACGCGACGATCAGCGAGCTATAGCAAGAGCAATGAAGCGGGATTAG
- a CDS encoding TMEM165/GDT1 family protein, whose amino-acid sequence MLNGIDWQLIGISFVTVFLAEIGDKSQLAAIALGGSSNNPRAVFIGSTVALILASLLGVLAGGAVAQFLPEKLLKSLAAIGFATMALKILWIGGEE is encoded by the coding sequence ATGTTAAATGGAATAGATTGGCAACTTATTGGAATTAGCTTTGTTACCGTTTTTTTGGCGGAAATTGGCGATAAAAGCCAGCTTGCTGCGATCGCTCTGGGTGGTAGTTCTAATAATCCCCGCGCCGTATTTATCGGTTCGACAGTGGCGTTGATTCTGGCTAGTTTGCTTGGTGTTTTAGCTGGAGGTGCGGTGGCGCAATTTTTGCCTGAAAAACTCTTGAAATCTTTAGCTGCGATCGGCTTTGCAACTATGGCATTAAAAATTTTATGGATCGGCGGGGAAGAATAA